Below is a window of Malania oleifera isolate guangnan ecotype guangnan chromosome 1, ASM2987363v1, whole genome shotgun sequence DNA.
aaaaagaaaaagcaagAAAGAGGCAATAACCAGCAATAATCCATGGAAAAGCTTCACTTCCACTGTCCTCTGTTTTTCCTTCTCTTCCAACTCTCACCTCTCCTACTTGTTTCATCGGATGACACTTACACGAGGCCGGACAAGTACTTCATCAATTGTGGCTCAGAATTGAATGCCTCCCTCGAAGATGGCCGGACCTTTGTTGGTGACCGGAAAGCAGGGTCCTTCTCCTTCTTCCCAGGCAAGAGCGATCCTGTCCAAGACAGCAACCCAGAAACAAATGCATCCCTTTATCAAACCGCAAGAATTTACAGAGTACCATCTTCTTATGCCCTTGCAATCCCTGAACTTGAAAATGGCACTTACGTGGTACGCCTACATTTCTTCCCTCTCTCTTCTCATCCAGATCTCACCGGTGCTACGTTCAACGTTTCAGCATCTGGGTTTTTGCTTTTATCCGATTTCAATGTCCCAAACGGTACCAAATTCCCAGTGATAAAGGAATTTTTACTCGCAATCACTGCAGGGAATTTCAGAATAGATTTCATTCCTAAGCTAGTGCAGCCTGCTTTGGCTTTCATAAATGCCATTGAAGTCTTCCTTGCCCCTGAAAACTTGACCCTTGTCAGCGCAACTCATGTTACTCCTGCAGGAAGGAATGGTAGCTACACTGGTTTGCATCCTCAGGCTCTAGAAACTGCTTACAGGTTAAATGTCGGAGGTCCCACCATCACGCCGGCCAACGATCCTCTTTGGAGAAATTGGATTCCAGACGATGAGTATCTAACTAACCGGGCTTCTGCACAGAATGCTAGTTACTTCAGTGGAGCGCTGCAGTATCAGCCTGAAGGAGCGAGTGACTATACGGCCTCAAACCTTGTCTACAGAACAGCCAAAATATCAACGAGCAGAAACATAACATGGAGTTTTGGTGTGAGTAAGAATGCTAGACATCTTGTGAGGGTTCATTTTTGTGACACTTTTAATCCGACAGTAACGCCAGATACATTTAATCTCTATCTCCTTGGCAAGTTCAATCTGGGGATTAGTTCCTATCCCAATTTTTACCAAGGAGCTGTTCCCTTTTATCTTGATTTTGTCGTTGATTCCAATGATTTGGGGTTTATGAGTATCAGCATAGGTCCGTCACATGATTTCCCAAACCTAACTGCATATCTGAATGGACTCGAGATTTTGAAGTTTTCGGTAGCTGCATCAGGCCAACAGAAGAAGAGCCATTGGTTTGTTATTGTTGGTTCAGTAGTTGGAGGTGTGGCTCTCATCTGCATTTCGTTAGTGGTAGTTTTGATGGGTTTGAAATGCAGGAAAGAAAAATCCACTGACAATCAACTGCCACTTGAGCTTCTTTACGGTGGTGAGATTTCTTATGATTCAGCAATAGAAAGAAAAGCCAGTGCTTTCCTGGTTCATAACTTGAACATTGAGCTAAAGAAGTCATTTGTTGAAATACAGAAGGCAACTAACAACTTTGATCCGGACTTGATGGTAGGCAAAGGAGGGTTTGGAAAAGTCTACAAAGGACGGCTTAGCAATGGTGACATAGTGGCTGTGAAACGGCGTGAATCAGAAAGCGGCCAGGGCCTTCACGAATTTGAAAGAGAGATCACAATTTTATCCAAAATTTGCCATCGCCATCTTGTTTCCTTGATTGGGTATTGTGATGAAAATTTTGAGATGATACTGGTTTATGAATTCATGGAGAAAGGGACACTTAAAGAGAATCTGTATGATTCAAATGGGAATCCCCTAGGCAAATTATCTTGGAAGCAAAGGCTTGAAATTTGCATTGGCGCTGCAGAAGGTCTACATTATCTTCACACTAGTGCTGAGAAGAGAATCCTTCATCGCGATGTTAAGTCAACAAACATCTTGCTGGATGGAAATTATGTGGCAAAAGTTGCTGATTTTGGTCTTTCAAAGACAGGTCCTATCGATAAATCCTCAACTAACAATCATCTAATAGGAACGCCTGGATATCTCGATCCTGAATTTTTTAGAAACCTGGACTTGACAGAAAAATCTGATGTGTACTCTTTTGGAGTCGTCCTTCTCGAAGTACTCTGTGCAAGAGCAGCCATTAAGGAGGAAGTGAACCTAGTTGACTGGGCCATGCCCTGGATAAAGGAAGGCCAACTAGAAAAAATTATGGACCCATTTCTTGTGGGCACACTTAATCCCAAATCGTTGGAAACATTTGTTGGAACAGCTGAGAAGTGCTTAAATGGTTTGAGTGTTATTCGGCCTACAATGTATGCTGTATTGTGGGACTTGAAGTATGTGCTGGGGCTCGAAGAAAATGTAGTGCACAAACAGCCGCATGAAGATAGCACTGCAGATGCATCGTTGGAGCTGGCGCTGCCTTTAGCTAAGCATTTTCCTTCTAACAGCCTCCCTGGTGGCGAAGAAAGCTTGGTGCAAATAGGATTACCTGGTGAAGATGGTTCGGATACAACAGATAGTGAAGTGTTCTCCCAGTTGAGGATTGATCTTCCCAGATAATTTCAACACTTCAAGTACGTCCATGCATTTTTAGCTGCTTAAGTTTTATTCACTGTTGTAGGCAGAGCTTTTACTATTTTAATTCAGAAATGGAAGGTGCAAGAAATAGCACGATTGACTTGATAGTAGTTGGGATAAAGGAAAGGAGCTCTATCTAAATAAATATatgacttatttatttatttagtttctATGAAGAATGATGCTTTAACTTGGGATAAGGTAGGAAACAAGTATCAAGTAGAATGGCCACTCCAATTTAGTGATATTGTTTGTAGATGGACCAATGATCTAATCTATAATTTATATCTTTATTAATCACATCTATTTCAAACCATTGCGATCCGATGGATGACTCCATTTGTTCAGGGCAGTTGGTaccattttaaaaattaaaaaaacaaaaacaaaagataaaaatcaaatataaaaaataaaaaatagaaatcaacaacttatttgattaatatttataaatctaatacaaattaaaaacttcattaaaaatgactcattttcatctttaaattaagtaatatcattaaaatatgattaaaataataaaattgcaaacAATACACATTAAAGAATTtactatattaaaaataaaatttattataattattttacttaattgttctactttcaaaattgactatacaaaaaaaaattattggatatgacaattgaaaaatagtaaaagtatttgtaattggctttattattattatttgcaatttatgtatattttaatttttattatatttaagttcaaatgatcatttaatttttattttaatttaaaagtgcataaaatgaataatttaatccaaaaaactactctggatattaaaatttctggcaaCAAATTGTCAAAACTACTAAAAAtcctaaaatttgaatttcaattttttgacaAACAATTGAAAATAGGTGGCAGAAGTAGATACTAACAGTATAAACAAACATGTTTTTTAGTATCTAATTCTTTGTTgtggagaaatagaaatagaaagtAGAAAACAATTATGATACTAATAGAGATCTTAATTTTTTCCAAGTTTATGACGTTGACGTAATATTTGCATAGCTGGTGCTTTTTATACAAAAAGCAAGAGGAATtgagtattttatttgagagggAGTTATTTCTAAGGGGTGTATTTTATaggtgcctttttttttttttttaagaagggtgGTATCttcatttattaattaataaaccctcacttttggcgaaagaatactgtggttacaagataattaaagggagaaacaaaagacatAACTTTAAAGACCTCtcaaataacaacaccaacatccagccaaaacaggattacaagtccaataaaaaaaaaaaaacctacaaaACTAATATCACttaacaaaacaaataaaagataaacaacataaagcatagCCCAAAACCAACAAGAAATCAGTTAAACATACCCCATATAAGTCGTAcacatcttctccaatttatacaactCATTGATAACTCCAAGgggttgactactatttgtaaacaaactattcctccccctagcaccttaacgagccaaggcatctgccactttatttccttctctataccaacGCTTTATCGAAAactctactccctccaataaaccaatcagttgctcccaaaaatcccataaatatcacaaggagcacctacttgatcttatccaatttacaacaatcttcgaatcacattcaatatcaatactagtatggcccaaatgtttacaaatctttattccctccaaaacagctctcaattcagcttccttatttgaataagaaccaaaatattttgaaaaaccaaacacaaaagaacatgtatggtctctaaggatgccaccaccacctgtTGGTCCTGGGTTCCCCAaactgctcccatccaaatttagttcaacctcccttgccccgATTTTAGCTatctcacacattgcatagttttaattcttttatacACAATTTGTACTTACAGATTTTGCAATATCTAAAAATCATCATCCTTTAACTGAATCAATCATGTCATGTTCctgctcaaaacccccaccctAGATCACTTGTAGTGTGAAAGAGTAtaatatttatttctttcttaatCACATTTTTTTTCAAAGCAGCACTGCTTAATCAATTACTCCTCCCCTGAGTTCAGCAGCTTGGATTTTGTTTATGGATTTGAATAAAAGTAGTACAAAATTATTGTTGGACTTGGTGTGatcctaaaaggggggtgaattgggttttaaaacaattttggcTGATTTAAAACATTTCGTCGATTCATcacgtatcatatcccattcaacatatataagtgtatgtaaagtgagtttaacaataaaagcaaacatacacgtgtgcaatatcttatttaaatcaaatgtgtgcatgataataattttgacattaaataaacattcacacatatgctaaaattaaagtgcagaaatttaaataagatagagagagcgacactagatttgttattgaggttcagccaaaccaacttacatccccgccttgggcataccccccaaggattccacaatacCTGCTAatttaaccgggcggagcaaaagctttttacatcctctccttacggggcaaggaaaaccccaactcaattattaAGCCGAGCCAAAGtagtctcacttacgaggttgagactccttagttcaattctgggctgaatcgaaccggtctcatttacagggctgatactccccagttcaattaacgggctgaacccaaccgttacatgaaaatcatttttgtacataaaatatgcttctgaaatacaagcagagatgtacacaataagctcaataaaagtatgcactccaatgatatgaaataatgctcaggggagtaagggtgcttaactatatttaaaccccaATAAAGAATTTTtgccaaaaagatatttcaataaaactataggagaacctagggtttttctctttcaatgatttttgcacaaatagaatgtatatgaaaaatgagtattatgttctccaatcaaagatttatgcaagttagatatacttggagaatctaagaTTTaggctcaataaaatatttgtgcaattgaaaattttctcccaaaaatattttgaaataaatacatgaaagagagttggagagatttgaataaaaatatttgactccaaaagagtgatttaaacaataaaaagcattttgggggaactttgattaaccaatgATTAGAgaaaaatttagagttaatcaaagttactaatttggaataatgaggggatatttatagagtttgtgagaaatatgaccgttggggacacgctcggtattttggaaagtttaattaagttttaatgatgttttaaacacttaaaaaatattccaaccagagagcaccagtcgactagaagactttcggtcaaccgaagttcttatggcttggtcgactgggctaattttgaacttcagggtcgattgaccaagaaaggcgatttttccaaaatagcgcggtttggtcgaccagggtgaaaatgaactaactggtcggtTCACCAGAAAGGTATATCTGAggcaatttttgaaaaatagtgCGGTTCGCTCGATTAAGAATAATTCAACTagatagtttggtcgaccaaatagttgggacatctcccaaggacccttggtcgaccagagcgttggagtacattttgggctcggtcgaccaggtggtcaaaaagttgactcctaggaggtttggtcgactggggtcaaatgaactatatgagttcggtcaaccggacagtggtcaactagttgacctagTCCGGGTTCAATCGACTGGGGCATTTTGTAcggtagttcggtcgacccagTGTGTACATTTTGTGCAGTTCGGTCTTGTTTAAGCCACCAGTCACCCTATTTCAAATTaccaaacatgtgtatgcatgagtgagtgtcttagggtcatttttatgtcctttttgaagacaccaaaaaaatccggtgttggtcgaccgaagttttcgCAAACTTCGTTGTAGCCCCGATTTTGACcataaatttatttcaaaaactttgtatgattttgatctatttagaaaaaaagtttttggtgagatgtgttagtccctagggtctatctacggtcattttgagcattcatacacatcatgcagagcatgcaatattacagaccaaagataaaaattaaatgcatatacaaattaaaaacacatgtcttcttcgtctttttgctcttctgactgcATGGAATgtgcttgatcgtatagtctttaagtcatGCAAGCTTCCATTGCCATTTCCTTATGTGTCTGTTAAATttatggacctgttcacatgctaaatacacacataagaaa
It encodes the following:
- the LOC131143546 gene encoding probable receptor-like protein kinase At5g24010, translated to MEKLHFHCPLFFLLFQLSPLLLVSSDDTYTRPDKYFINCGSELNASLEDGRTFVGDRKAGSFSFFPGKSDPVQDSNPETNASLYQTARIYRVPSSYALAIPELENGTYVVRLHFFPLSSHPDLTGATFNVSASGFLLLSDFNVPNGTKFPVIKEFLLAITAGNFRIDFIPKLVQPALAFINAIEVFLAPENLTLVSATHVTPAGRNGSYTGLHPQALETAYRLNVGGPTITPANDPLWRNWIPDDEYLTNRASAQNASYFSGALQYQPEGASDYTASNLVYRTAKISTSRNITWSFGVSKNARHLVRVHFCDTFNPTVTPDTFNLYLLGKFNLGISSYPNFYQGAVPFYLDFVVDSNDLGFMSISIGPSHDFPNLTAYLNGLEILKFSVAASGQQKKSHWFVIVGSVVGGVALICISLVVVLMGLKCRKEKSTDNQLPLELLYGGEISYDSAIERKASAFLVHNLNIELKKSFVEIQKATNNFDPDLMVGKGGFGKVYKGRLSNGDIVAVKRRESESGQGLHEFEREITILSKICHRHLVSLIGYCDENFEMILVYEFMEKGTLKENLYDSNGNPLGKLSWKQRLEICIGAAEGLHYLHTSAEKRILHRDVKSTNILLDGNYVAKVADFGLSKTGPIDKSSTNNHLIGTPGYLDPEFFRNLDLTEKSDVYSFGVVLLEVLCARAAIKEEVNLVDWAMPWIKEGQLEKIMDPFLVGTLNPKSLETFVGTAEKCLNGLSVIRPTMYAVLWDLKYVLGLEENVVHKQPHEDSTADASLELALPLAKHFPSNSLPGGEESLVQIGLPGEDGSDTTDSEVFSQLRIDLPR